In the Gossypium raimondii isolate GPD5lz chromosome 9, ASM2569854v1, whole genome shotgun sequence genome, one interval contains:
- the LOC105797877 gene encoding uncharacterized protein LOC105797877, translated as MKMFKPSPSFNFLLALLIFTSVKNMVSKVEGGCELAVKGGGCPEVKQCVETCRPCYRGIGQITAFCRSAGGGIPFDECMCYFSHGAPCKLPAPPQCPGHPVVNNTTLD; from the exons atgaagatgtTCAAGCCCTCTCCTTCCTTTAACTTCCTTCTGGCTCTCCTCATTTTCACTTCAG tgaaaaatatggtttcaaaGGTGGAAGGAGGCTGTGAACTAGCTGTAAAAGGTGGCGGTTGTCCTGAGGTGAAACAATGCGTTGAAACATGCCGCCCTTGTTATCGAGGGATAGGGCAGATCACCGCCTTCTGCCGCTCAGCTGGCGGCGGGATTCCGTTCGATGAATGCATGTGTTACTTCTCCCATGGCGCACCTTGTAAACTACCAGCTCCACCACAGTGTCCGGGTCATCCTGTTGTTAATAATACCACTCTTGACTAA
- the LOC105798779 gene encoding 40S ribosomal protein S3a, which yields MAVGKNKRISKGKKGGKKKAADPFAKKDWYDIKAPSVFTSRNVGKTLVTRTQGTKIASEGLKHRVFEVSLADLQGGDEDHAFRKIRLRAEDVQGKNVLTNFWGMNFTTDKLRSLVRKWQTLIEAHVDVKTTDNYTLRMFCIGFTKRRPNQVKRTCYAQSSQIRQIRRKMREIMTAQATSCDLKELVQKFIPEMIGKEIEKATSSIYPLQNVFIRKVKILKAPKFDLGKLMEVHGDYSEDVGVKIERPADETMAEAAPEVIGA from the exons ATGGCCGTCGG taagaACAAGAGGATTTCCAAGGGAAAGAAGGGAGGAAAGAAGAAAGC AGCTGATCCATTTGCGAAGAAGGATTGGTATGATATCAAGGCTCCATCAGTTTTTACGAGCAGAAATGTTGGGAAGACTCTTGTTACCCGTACTCAGGGTACCAAG ATTGCTTCAGAAGGACTCAAACACAGAGTGTTTGAGGTTTCACTGGCTGACCTTCAAGGAGGTGATGAGGATCATGCTTTCAGAAAGATTCGTTTGAGAGCTGAAGATGTTCAAGGAAAAAATGTTTTGACCAACTTCTGG GGAATGAATTTTACGACTGACAAGCTGAGGTCTTTGGTTCGTAAATGGCAAACTCTGATCGAAGCTCATGTGGATGTGAAGACTACTGACAATTACACTCTGAGAATGTTCTGCATTGGGTTCACTAAGAGACGCCCAAACCAGGTTAAACGGACTTGTTACGCACAATCCAGCCAGATAAGACAG ATTCGTAGGAAGATGAGGGAGATAATGACCGCGCAAGCAACATCTTGCGATTTGAAGGAATTAGTTCAAAAATTCATTCCTGAGATGAttggaaaagaaattgagaaagcAACATCGAGCATCTATCCTTTACAAAATGTGTTCATTCGtaaagtcaaaattttgaagGCTCCGAAGTTTGATCTTGGAAAGTTGATGGAG GTTCATGGTGATTACTCGGAAGATGTTGGTGTGAAAATAGAGAGGCCTGCTGATGAAACAATGGCTGAGGCTGCCCCGGAGGTCATTGGAGCTTGA